The segment GAGATTCGGATCGCCGCGGCCGACGTGGATATCTCGGCGCGTATTGAAACCGAGTTCGGTCCGATCAAGACGCAGATGGATCAGCTCGAAAATCTGCAGCTCCAGAACATCCGCGCCTACACGAAGCTGGCCGAATATCGGCAGGGCTCCGAGGCGTCGCTGGATTCTCTACGTACCCTCGATCCCGAATCGGCGGACGCCATGCCGGCGGGGAAGAAGCCGGCGATCGCGGCGCTCGATGCGTCCGACAAGCGCCTGCTCGAGCGGATCGAAGCGCTCGGCACGCTCCACGATCGGCTCAATCATCAGTTCGAGATCTACAGCGCCGAGCAGCAGGAGCTGGACGCCCTGCGCACCCAGGCCAACGAAGCGGCGCGTCTCGGACGCATCACGCTGATCCTGTGGGCGCGCTCGCACAGCAACCTGGCGGCCGGCATCACGGTGCCGGCGCAGATCGACGTCATGAGCATGGTGAAGAGCGCCGCAGGGCAGGCGAAGTCGCTGGTGCCGTAGCCGGGCCGCGCCACCGCGTCGCTCACCTTCGCGCTGTTCGAGAACGAGCGGGAAGAAATCGGTGCCGAAAGGCCCCTTCGCCTTGGTTAGGGGTCGGGCGCGACATGTCGCAGAAATCTGATTCTTGCGACACGTTGAGTTGACCGGTCGCCGGCCGCGACATAAGCTCCTGGCTCCCTTTCCCGCCTTCGACTGGAGACCTGAACGTGAGCCGTTGGCGCGCCGACCTCCCCTACAACCATCTTCCCGAGCTGCCGCCTCGAATGGAACTCGAGACCAAGGCGGTGCTCAAGCAGTGTGTCGAGGCCCGCGCCGCTCTGGAGGGCCTCAAGCGTTCGTCCGAGCTGACCCCCAATCCCGCGATGCTCATCAACACGCTTCCGGTGCTGGAGGCGCGGGCTAGCTCCGAGATCGAGAACATCGTCACCACGGCGGACGCGCTGTTTCAGCACCTCGGAAACGGCGAAAGCGCCGACTCCGCGACACGCGAGGCATTGCGCTATCGCGAGGCGCTGCTCGAAGGGCATCGATCGCTGGGCAGGCGCCCGGTCTCGGTGCACACGGCCGAGGCCATCTGCACGCGAATCAAGGGCGCCGAGATGTCGGTTCGGCGGGTTCCGGGAACCGCTCTTCACGGCGCCGCGAGCCAGAGAGTCATCTACACCCCGCCCGACCCGGGTCCGCGGCTACGCGACCTGCTATCGAACTGGGAGCGATTCGTTCACGCTGAGGATCCATTGGATCCGCTGGTGCGCATGGCCGTTGCTCACTACCAGTTCGAGGCGATCCATCCGTTCACGGACGGCAATGGGCGCACGGGCCGCGTGCTGAACAGCCTGATGCTGGTCCAGTGGGGATTGCTTTCGTCACCGATCGTCTACCTGAGCCGCTACTTCATCGCGAACAAGCAGGAGTACTACAGTCGCCTGCTCGAGGTGACGCGACGGCCGCGTGGGAGCCGTGGGTGCGCTACGTGGTCCGCGGCGTCGAGGAGACGGCGCGTTGGACGGCAGGAAAGGTCGAGGCGATTCGCCGGCTAGAGCGCGCCACGGCCGAGTACGTGCAGTCGGCTCTGCCCAAGATCTATAGCCATGAACTGGTCGAAGCCCTGTTCGAACAGCCATACTGTCGAATCGCTAACCTCGTGACGGCGAAGATTGCCGCCCGTCAGGCTGCCGCGCGATATCTCAACGCGCTGGCTTCGGGCGGCGTGCTTCAGTCGAAGTCAGTGGGCCGGGAGAAGCTCTTCCTGAACACCCGCTTGCTGCGCTTGCTGACTCAAGAGAGCAACACGTTCGCCGAGTTCCGCACCGCTTCCATCGAAACCGTGCGGCGGCGTGGCTAACCAGGAGCTGCGAGCAAATCGCCCCATGACCACCGATCATCTCTCGCGCGAATTCGAAATCGCCCGCGAAGTCCAGGCGCGCCTGCTGCCGCAGAACGTGCCGCAGGTCGAGGGGCTCGAGCTGGCCGCGGCCTGTATCCAGGCGCGGGCGGTCGGCGGCGACTACTACGACTTCCTCGACCTCGGCGCGCATCAGCTCGGATTCGTGCTGGCCGACGTGTCGGGCAAGGGCATCCACGCGGCCCTGCGCATGGCGATTCTGCAGGCCCACCTGCGCAGCCAGGTGATCAACGCGCCGCAGGATCCGCTACGGGTCCTCAAGCTCGTGAACCGCATGCTGTGCGAATCCACCGACACCGGGCAGTTCGCGACGCTGTTCCTCGGCATCTACTCGGGACCGACGCGGCGGCTGCGCTACATCAACTGCGGGCACAACCCGCCGCTCTGCTTTCGCGCCGGCGGCGCGGTCGAGCGGCTCGAGGCCACCGCCACGGTGATCGGCTCGTTTCGCGACTGGGAGTGCGCGCTCGGCCACGTGACGCTCGCGCCCGGCGACGTGTTCGTGGCCTACAGCGACGGGCTCACCGAGGCGATGCGCGACGGCGAGCCGTTCGGCGAAGCACGCGTGGTCGAGGTGGTGCGCGAACTGGCCGGGCAGCCGGCGGCGCGCATCATGTCGGAGCTGGTGCGGCGCGTGCAGGAGTATTGCGGCGGCGCCTCGACCGACGACCTGACGCTGCTGGTGGCGAAGGCGCAGTAGGCCTTCGCGACGCTGCGCGGGCGGCGCCGCTTTGCGCCGACACCGCGCCTCGTCGAGTGGAGCGCCGCGCCGCACGCTCGGCCCGCTACCTGGCCCGCACGATCCTCGCGACGAAGGTTCGGCCCTCGGCGCTCATGCGCGCGAGGTAGACGCCGCTCGGCGCGGGCTCCCCGGCCGCGTCACGGCCATCCCAGGCCAGCGTGTGGACGCCGGCCGCGAGCGCACCGTCGGCCAGCATCCGCACGCGGCGGCCGCTCACGTCGTAGATCGCGAGCGAGACGCTCGTGCCGCGCGGCAGCGCGAGCCGCAGGCTGGCCGCGCCGCGCGAGGGATTGGCCGAAGCGAGCGCGAACGACAGCTCGCGCGGCAGGTCCAAATCGACCGCGGTGACGCCCTGCGGCACCAGCGTCGCGGGCGGCGATTCGTTGCCATGAACGTCGATCGCGGTCAATTTGTAGACCGAAGGCGGTACGCCGGGATCGAAGTACGCCGTGCTCGAGAGCGCCGCCACCAGATTGCCCGGGGTGGGCGTGAAGCCGAGCGTACTGCCACGATAGAGCCGATAGCCGTACAGATCGCTCTCGGCGTTCGGTCCCCAGTTCATCGTGGTATTGCCGGCCGCATAGGTGCCGAGGAACGGGGCCGGCGTCACCGGCGCCAGGTTGTCGACCGAGTAGCCGCTGTCGGGCGCCGATTGCCAGTAGGCGCGCGAGTCGCTCGCGGCGTGCGCCTCGACCATGAACACCGTGTAGGGATTGTGGCCGGTGATCGAATCGGTGGTGGTGGGCGCCACGTAGCTGTACTGCGCCGATTGATTGGCCGGCTGCTGCGCCAGGAATTCCCACGCGTAGCTGGCGCCGGCGTCGGTCGCCGGCCGGAACAGCGCGGCCGAATGCGATCGCGCCGCCTTCTGCGCCAGGGTGATCGGCGCCTGGCGCCAGATCCAGTACGAGCCGACGCCATAGTCCTGCGAGTTGTCGAGCCAGCTCGGATTCCAGGTCACGCGCACGTGCCCGCCCTGATCGGCCTTGATGTCCTTGATGCCGGCGCTCGAAGGGCTGGCATCGCCGAGCGTCATGTATGGGTCGAGATGCTGGGCGTAGATCTGTCCTCGGCCGAGCGCATAGGAATAGAACGTCATGAACGCGCCTCCCTGAGCGTCCGGCGTCAGACCCATGCCTTGCCCGACGCCGGTGCTCTGGTAGAGCAGCCGGCCGCTGAGGCTGGTGAGCGGTTTCGCGGTGCCGAAGGCGTCGTAGTGAGCGCCGAAAATAGCGCCCGACGGCGTATACCCCCCGCTCCAGACGATGAACGCCCCGTTGTTGGCGTCGGGAGTGACGCCGACGATCCACGAGACATAGATCGGACCCGCCGCGACGTTGAGTCCCCCGGCGGGCCACCCGCTGTAGGGTGTAGAAGCCGAGATCATGTGCGTCAGGTAGACGCCGGGCGCCGACGGACGCGCGTCCAGCCAGGTGACGAAGTATCCACCGGAGTTGTCGGGCGTGAGCGACAGGAGTGCCTGGCTGTCCGTCGAGCTGTAGAGGCTGAAACCGAGGTCGTATCCAACCTGCCCACCGGCCTGAACGTAGTCGTAGAGCACCTGGCAGTAGCTGCCGAACCGGCAATCGGTGTAGTAGACGTACGCGCCCGCGCCGCTGGTGACGATCTGGGGACTCTGCTGGTCGCCCGGAGCGTCGGTAATGATCCTTCCATTGAAGAGCAAAGCGAGGCTCGAGTTCACCCGAGCGGCCTTGATGTCATAGTTCCCGGCAGCGTTGTCCTCGTACGCCATGTAGAAGCCGCCACTGCCGTCCGGCGAGATGACTGGATCCTGCTGGATCTGAGGGTTGGTGTTGAGCGCCGCCGTGGAGAATGTGCCATTGGCGAGAAGATGGGTCGCGTACAGGTCGTGGTCGACGAGGCTGAACTGATAGCCGTAGGCGATGAAGAGGCCGGTGGCGCCGTCGGAGCACGCCGAAAAGTTGAAGTGCTCGACCGCGTCGGTCGAGACGTTGAGTCCGCCCACCGGCCAGCCGGCCTGAATGGCGCCGGCGCCGGTCAGGCGCTGCGCGAAGACGTCCGTGCGTGAATTCCGGTAGTCGAGCCAGACGGCGTAGAGACCGCCGGTGCCGTCGGGAAACAGACGCGCGGCCTGGCCGCCGTTGAGGCTGGCCGTCGAAAGCGCGACGCCGCCCGCGGGCCAGCCGCCCGCCACCGCGCCCGTCGAGGTGATGCGCTCGATCATGAGCTGGGAGCTGACGCCGTAGATGGCGCTGGAGAACGCGACGTAGAATCCACCCGCGCCGTCGGCCAGCATCGAGTATCCGGGGGTGGTGTTGTCGTTCGGCCCGGGACACACGGTCGTGGGGTTGGCGACGTCGTGGCCCCAGGAGGCCAGTGACGCGCGCGGTGCGGCGGCGAGCAGCAGAACGACGGCGACAG is part of the Candidatus Sulfotelmatobacter sp. genome and harbors:
- a CDS encoding FlgD immunoglobulin-like domain containing protein, yielding MTRPARLLAVPFAVAVVLLLAAAPRASLASWGHDVANPTTVCPGPNDNTTPGYSMLADGAGGFYVAFSSAIYGVSSQLMIERITSTGAVAGGWPAGGVALSTASLNGGQAARLFPDGTGGLYAVWLDYRNSRTDVFAQRLTGAGAIQAGWPVGGLNVSTDAVEHFNFSACSDGATGLFIAYGYQFSLVDHDLYATHLLANGTFSTAALNTNPQIQQDPVISPDGSGGFYMAYEDNAAGNYDIKAARVNSSLALLFNGRIITDAPGDQQSPQIVTSGAGAYVYYTDCRFGSYCQVLYDYVQAGGQVGYDLGFSLYSSTDSQALLSLTPDNSGGYFVTWLDARPSAPGVYLTHMISASTPYSGWPAGGLNVAAGPIYVSWIVGVTPDANNGAFIVWSGGYTPSGAIFGAHYDAFGTAKPLTSLSGRLLYQSTGVGQGMGLTPDAQGGAFMTFYSYALGRGQIYAQHLDPYMTLGDASPSSAGIKDIKADQGGHVRVTWNPSWLDNSQDYGVGSYWIWRQAPITLAQKAARSHSAALFRPATDAGASYAWEFLAQQPANQSAQYSYVAPTTTDSITGHNPYTVFMVEAHAASDSRAYWQSAPDSGYSVDNLAPVTPAPFLGTYAAGNTTMNWGPNAESDLYGYRLYRGSTLGFTPTPGNLVAALSSTAYFDPGVPPSVYKLTAIDVHGNESPPATLVPQGVTAVDLDLPRELSFALASANPSRGAASLRLALPRGTSVSLAIYDVSGRRVRMLADGALAAGVHTLAWDGRDAAGEPAPSGVYLARMSAEGRTFVARIVRAR
- a CDS encoding PP2C family protein-serine/threonine phosphatase, giving the protein MTTDHLSREFEIAREVQARLLPQNVPQVEGLELAAACIQARAVGGDYYDFLDLGAHQLGFVLADVSGKGIHAALRMAILQAHLRSQVINAPQDPLRVLKLVNRMLCESTDTGQFATLFLGIYSGPTRRLRYINCGHNPPLCFRAGGAVERLEATATVIGSFRDWECALGHVTLAPGDVFVAYSDGLTEAMRDGEPFGEARVVEVVRELAGQPAARIMSELVRRVQEYCGGASTDDLTLLVAKAQ
- a CDS encoding Fic/DOC family N-terminal domain-containing protein; its protein translation is MSRWRADLPYNHLPELPPRMELETKAVLKQCVEARAALEGLKRSSELTPNPAMLINTLPVLEARASSEIENIVTTADALFQHLGNGESADSATREALRYREALLEGHRSLGRRPVSVHTAEAICTRIKGAEMSVRRVPGTALHGAASQRVIYTPPDPGPRLRDLLSNWERFVHAEDPLDPLVRMAVAHYQFEAIHPFTDGNGRTGRVLNSLMLVQWGLLSSPIVYLSRYFIANKQEYYSRLLEVTRRPRGSRGCATWSAASRRRRVGRQERSRRFAG